Below is a genomic region from Drosophila albomicans strain 15112-1751.03 chromosome 2R, ASM965048v2, whole genome shotgun sequence.
ATTGATACAACCCAACAACACTCACCAATCAGGCATTTACAAAGGGGCGCGCCTCACTTCAAAATTCATTAAGTGCCTTCCAATGAACATTTGATAACAACTACAATCAATTGTTTTAAGATTAAATGCGTTGATTTATCGGTTCTCAAATATAGATAGCGAGACACTGTcccccaaaaataaatgtttttcacCATCAACCCTTTCCCAACAATTATTAGTTTGTTTATTGTCATTTCGTTTGCTATTTGCTTTACAGGTGCCTGCGAATGCGGTCTACCCCGATGGTAATTCAGCAGAGAATGTGGTTAAGCTGCCGGAAACCGCAGTGGCTAGCAATGACAATATCAATGGCGTAATCGATATCGTCAACAATGTGGAGCAACCCATCGATCGAGAGGCGTCATTGGATGAGCCAACGGATTTGCAGGCTGAGCTGAAGGAAGCAATACAACATCCCTTGAATTTGGCAGGAGAAAGCATTGATTCGCATCTGCAGAAAATGCAAAACCAGCTAGCCAAGCCTCAGCACTTCCACGGCGCCACTAATGAACGGCAGACGGCTGTTGTGGCTGCATTTAAACACTCATGGGCTGGTTACAAGAAGTACGCTTGGGGTCATGATAATCTGAAGCCAGTTTCGCAAACTTCACACGAATGGTTCGGCCTTGGTCTATCGATTGTCGATTCTCTCGACACCATGTACATAATGGGCTTGGAGGATGGTGAGCTATGACAATTTGTATGCTTTCACAATGTATTTATTGTtacttattttgttaattttacaGAGTTTAATGAAGCACGGGATTGGGTGAGAGATTCATTAAAATTCCACACAAGCCGCGATGTGAATCTCTTTGAGGTCACTATTCGTGTCCTGGGCGGACTGCTATCCGCATATCATTTGAGTGGAGACCACATGTTTTTGGCCAAAGCATCCGAATTGGGCAATCGTTTGTTGCCCAGCTTTCTTTCACCATCGGGCATACCTTATTCGGACGTCAATCTTGGCGAAAGATCAGCACATTCACCAAAATGGTCACCCGATAGCTCGACAAGTGAAGTAACAACAATACAGCTGGAATTCCGAGATCTCAGTCGCTCTACGAATGTTCCTATCTACGAACGCGTAAGTGTTGTCTTTTATATAACCTTAAAAATTATCTCTACTCAAGATATTATCAACATTTTAGGTTGTAAGCATTGTCAACGAAAAGGTACATGCTCTAGATAAGAATCATGGCCTAGTaccaatatttattaatgccAATACAGGCACCTTCCGAAATTATGCCACCATTTCTTTGGGCGCACGCGGTGATTCGTATTATGAGTACTTATTGAAGCAGTGGCTGCAAACGGGCCGAAAGGATAACGACAAGTGAGTGAACTAATTAGTAGCAAAGTAGCAGATCCATTCAAAACTCCTTTTATTCACAGTCTCATACTGGACTATATGCAAGCAATAGATGGTGTTCTCACACAACTGATGCGACGCACACCACGAGAGAATTGGGTTTATATTGGAGAGCTAATAAATGGCCACGATTTTAAGCCAAAAATGGATCATCTGACGTGCTATTTACCTGGCACATTGTTGCTGGGCCATCAAAATGGAATGCCGGACTCGCATCTATTGTTGGCCAGAGATATGATGGACACCTGCTATCAGACGTACATTAAACAACCCACTCAGTTGGCAGCAGAAATTTCGTATTTTGCGCTGAATGATAAAGATGAAAATGACATCTATGTGAAGCCCAATGACGCGCATAATTTACTGCGACCCGAGTTCATTGAGAGTCTCTATTATTTCTATGCACTTACTGGCAATCGCACATATCAGGACATGGGCTGGACCATTTTTCAGGCTTTTGAGAAGCACACTAAAGTGGCTGCCGGCTATACATCTCTAGGAAATGTGAAGAACACACTAAACACGCGTATGCGCGATCTCATGGAGAGCTTCTGGATGAGCGAGACgttaaaatacttttaccTATTGTTTAGTGACAATCGCAAGGAAATTGACCTAGAGAAATGGGTCTTCAACTCCGAAGGTCATCCGTTGCCGGTGTACCAgcaataattgtaaatattaatcaatACCAACTAAGCATAGTGGATAAAGTAGTAAACTGTGTAGGTAATTAGCTGCAATCCATATGGCAGTTACCCGTAGTCCGTAGTCCTTAATAAAGCGCGAATGCCAAATATAACGCCAAGCTTTAGAATGCACAAATATCTTAGTGCACTTGGCCTAAAGACCGTTACTAACACTCATTAAATCATGCAATGATGATGCGTGATCCAATGAATGATATgatttgtaatatataataagttAGCccactattatttatttatttaaatgtatgtatgatgAGCAACCATATGATattgcactctctctctctctggtaCTGTGTGTAACTGCCGCAattgataatgataattaaTTGTAAGCTCACTTTTGtcttaataattaaatggTAGGTACTTagtacatgtgtatgtaatttttgtaaaagcCCACAACCACAGCATTGTTTAGTAAATTGAACACACATCACATCACAAATCTTTGTAGCGCATACAAACGAACTGGAAAGATAAGATTGTAAGAATATGCTGATGTTGCATAATGAtgtgaataataaaaagacgctgatttaaaattgtttgaattttctttattcttaTGAATacgtatttttcttttttttttgcgtacGATTTGCACTTGCACCCAACAACACGCattgaatttgattgcaattttttgtgggtttttttcttttgtttgtttgttgtatttaaagtTTCTCAGTTTCAATTCGGATTcatgttatttgttgttgctgttgttgttgcgtttcGCTTTGAATACGATATACgttgcttttatttacttaatgtTTATGACGACTATGAATGGATGGGCTTAATAaactatgaaatattaaacttgcttgatttctcttttttttcttaagttGGTTTGCTGTAATTAAAACTCACAATGTTGCATTAAAaatctttgtttttcttttgttcttttttttttgttttcatttaaattacatttagaCACATTTAGCtgaacaatttatatattacgATATTGGGATTCTCTTccattttaagtttttcatctcgtttcatttcgttttattttgtttcgtaTGGTTTTTGGTAGATAGGGAGGAGGTTCTGTTGAAGCCGATTTGAATAACCGTTTCGTATTGAATACAAGTATAAAGATCAAACAATGCGTATTTAAGTTACAAATGATATCatttaatcaataattaattgaattgggCTCCTAGCGAGTGATAAgttctgtttgcattttttttcgttttttttttttttgtttgttttttttgttttgctttttgtatcAGCAGCTATATATATTATCGAATGCAAATTTCCTTGACTAACTTAATTTATgctattatatataaatctttacaatcttgttttattatttgtctTTGTATAACAACTAGAAAGTGTTGCATGCACATCTCTGTAATAAATCATACAGATGGGAAGGGGTCATGGGAAGGGACGTCGGGGCATCTAAACCAATTAAACTCGatcgatatatttatatatataatacatacaatttAATTCCATCTGAAATTCTCTTATCAACTACATATAATGTAGCTCTCAAATACGTTTCTATTTTAGTCACGCTCCGTACATTTTTACTGCAGTACGATTTTCATGTAGTAGTTTTCTTGTTCTctggttgtagttgttgtttttgttgctgtggtggTATTtaaagtagtagtagtagtagtagaagtATTAGTAgtagtatttattgtaattggtATGCGTTAATACGTGACGGACGACtaagtatgtatgttgtatatatgtagatgtatgtatataactaTTTAAGTCGCACACTTTGCCTATGTGAGAATTGAGTGAATCTTATGCGGCGGCTTCCTaacatttacaatatttgGATTAAGTTCGTAGTTGTTTTGCTTACTATGGAtttattggtttttaattggttttacAAGCTAGTCAGACATCGATATTTAAAACGTGGCACAAATCACAAATCAGATTTGTGGCAAGATCAAGATCAAGATACAATGATACgattcgttttcgttttgttttgtttgtttgtttgtgttattACATGTacaatatgcatacatatatatatatatagatttattttttataattaataaatgtttaaactaaatttgctaaaattgtgattttcatttttgaacTGCTTTTGGTTTGCTTCGTCGTTTGTCCTTTGTCAACTCATCTTAAGACTTTTGCTGATGTCACCCGTAGTCATAGCCAAATCTTAAGACATGGCTAATAGCTTTCTAATTCAAATTGAGCACATTGATTATTCgaattaattatacatatatgtatgtgtgtgcgtgagtgtatgtttgtgtttgttagCTCAAAAGCAGACAGACGTTAagcgttttataaataatagtttaaattgcttagcttcaatttatcaaattagtttttattattattttaatttattttacgtATTTTCGCatgcttcttttattttattacacattgtaattttgtttacaCTAAGAGCAAAtccatttgtttgtttgttttaaaatcTGCGATTGTTGAAACTGGCGCATgcattacataaataaatatgtaaatgtgtgtataCTTGTATTTACAATtgcttattaataaataatttaatatactttttcttgtatatatatatatttatgtatatgtagatTTGTAATGTAAATCGATTTGCTGTGGTTGAATTTTTCCcccatttttcatttcaacaaaattggCAACGTTGTTACaattgttttgcataaatCTAATTACGAATTTCGAATGCTCTCGACATGATCAGCACTTTGCTGTCGCACCACTTTCTTAATTCTCAATTAATTACAACCAAttatcatttcatttccaATCTATACTGTTCTCATATCCTTGCAGAGCGTAATCGAATTTAAAGCTTTTACAAATGGATCGGGAGTATCTCTTTTGAGAGAGATCATCACCTTGAACCggacaacaaatttattgtgcTCTGCAAGTGTATTAAATATTCGGCATTccgaaaaatataatttcttttattttgtttgatttttttcacATGTTCATAGTTTAGATTta
It encodes:
- the LOC117576800 gene encoding endoplasmic reticulum mannosyl-oligosaccharide 1,2-alpha-mannosidase, with the translated sequence MTKSDHVALTLSSASIAGITGSAAGSDEANLSRKSLRRSWNQLPRCQRNLIIMGITAFCVTLLLFLPGDQLISMKDVRLKPGAAPFHMRREDTLQNPHHHPNLPPEKSEHDLAPEISAAVASPMTEDRLTKQEPNDKVPANAVYPDGNSAENVVKLPETAVASNDNINGVIDIVNNVEQPIDREASLDEPTDLQAELKEAIQHPLNLAGESIDSHLQKMQNQLAKPQHFHGATNERQTAVVAAFKHSWAGYKKYAWGHDNLKPVSQTSHEWFGLGLSIVDSLDTMYIMGLEDEFNEARDWVRDSLKFHTSRDVNLFEVTIRVLGGLLSAYHLSGDHMFLAKASELGNRLLPSFLSPSGIPYSDVNLGERSAHSPKWSPDSSTSEVTTIQLEFRDLSRSTNVPIYERVVSIVNEKVHALDKNHGLVPIFINANTGTFRNYATISLGARGDSYYEYLLKQWLQTGRKDNDNLILDYMQAIDGVLTQLMRRTPRENWVYIGELINGHDFKPKMDHLTCYLPGTLLLGHQNGMPDSHLLLARDMMDTCYQTYIKQPTQLAAEISYFALNDKDENDIYVKPNDAHNLLRPEFIESLYYFYALTGNRTYQDMGWTIFQAFEKHTKVAAGYTSLGNVKNTLNTRMRDLMESFWMSETLKYFYLLFSDNRKEIDLEKWVFNSEGHPLPVYQQ